The Pleuronectes platessa chromosome 10, fPlePla1.1, whole genome shotgun sequence genome contains a region encoding:
- the tp53inp1 gene encoding tumor protein p53-inducible nuclear protein 1 — MFQRFTSALFGDEELSRSSEPGDSKEEEEEEEDWILVNYLAEACSGQRGDGLPGSSGAREEEEEEEEEEDDLVMIPSPMASPPIRYASCTSLNSTTDTDPDGGAEEDEEDGDEEEGGFQRLDACSLEESWFVTPPPCFTGRGRRPVLLETSPLENLLIEHPSMSVYTHHSPPRLTIDPLPRSLDRELDFLSGNVPATPTASGGKEKARRTLDGPRHRPEVAIVPRRSSLHAACYAAALSARSGLVQPRSGGAAQRTQLLSRNALRRLNLLRPPKTSTMHLHQPCQRHLNF; from the exons ATGTTTCAGAGGTTCACTAGCGCTCTGTTCGGGGATGAGGAGCTGAGCCGAAGCAGCGAACCTGGAGacagcaaagaggaggaggaggaggaggaggactggaTCCTGGTCAACTACCTGG ctgaggCCTGCTCCGGTCAGCGTGGTGACGGCCTCCCTGGATCCTCTGGTGCtcgtgaagaggaagaggaggaagaggaggaggaagacgatcTGGTGATGATTCCCTCTCCGATGGCCAGCCCCCCCATCCGCTACGCCTCCTGCACCTCCCTCAACTCCACGACTGACACTGACCCGGATGGCGGAGccgaggaggatgaagaggacggGGACGAAGAAGAGGGCGGCTTCCAGCGCCTGGACGCCTGCTCTCTGGAGGAGAGCTGGTTTGTCACCCCCCCGCCCTGCTTCACCGGCCGCGGCCGCCGGCCCGTCCTCCTGGAGACCAGCCCTCTGGAGAACCTGCTGATCGAGCACCCCAGCATGTCCGTGTACACCCACCACAGCCCCCCTCGGCTGACCATCGACCCCCTGCCGCGCTCCCTGGACCGGGAGCTGGACTTTCTGTCCGGCAACGTGCCGGCGACCCCGACCGCCTCGGGGGGGAAGGAGAAGGCGAGACGCACGCTGGACGGCCCACGCCACAG gccaGAGGTGGCGATTGTCCCGCGGCGCTCCAGCCTCCACGCCGCCTGCTACGCCGCGGCGCTCTCCGCCCGCTCCGGCCTCGTGCAGCCGCGCTCGGGCGGCGCCGCCCAACGCACCCAGCTGCTGTCCCGCAACGCCCTGCGCCGCCTCAACCTGCTGCGCCCCCCCAAGACCAGCACCATGCACCTGCACCAGCCGTGCCAGAGACACCTCAACTTCTGA
- the ccne2 gene encoding G1/S-specific cyclin-E2, whose amino-acid sequence MSRRSGRITLQTRDSNAPEPTVRAPLKKRKPEPSKKKLQPAAKKQSYEIQTCWSEDGASPCLLIETPHKELEPSDPSSFKQYIFKNLFIKASPIPRLSWASSDDVWIKMLNKELKYVHDKGYMTRHPKLQPNMRAILLDWLLEVSEVYSLHRQTASLAQDFFDRFMLTQENVNKDYLQLIGITALFIASKIEEIYPPKIYEFAYVTDGACEMWDIQRTELHILKALDWNLCPETPISWLKLYAQVEAQKDDENFLVPQFSQETYIQMTQLLDLCMMDINSLDYGYSVIAASAFCHFSTFDVVHRVSGLTWESVAPCVRWMSPFMDTLRSEAPPQLKSFPRVKADDRHNIQTHVSYLELLRKAQERRVDEPDCQMSPVAVSALLTPPSSTEKPTNP is encoded by the exons ATGTCCAGACGCAG TGGTCGCATCACACTTCAAACCCGAGATTCGAACGCACCCGAGCCGACCGTCCGAGCGCCgctgaagaagaggaaaccAGAG ccgtCCAAGAAGAAACTACAACCTGCTGCTAAGAAACAAAGCTATGAAATCCAG ACGTGTTGGTCAGAAGATGGAGCGAGTCCGTGCCTGCTCATCGAAACCCCCCACAAGGAGCTGGAGCCGTCGGACCCGTCCAGCTTCAAACAATACATCTTCAAGAACCTCTTCATCAAGGCCTCCCCCATCCCCCGCCTCAG ttGGGCCAGTTCAGACGACGTGTGGATCAAGATGCTCAACAAGGAGCTGAAGTACGTCCACGACAAGGGTTACATGACGAGGCATCCCAAGCTGCAGCCCAACATGAGGGCCATCCTGCTGGACTGGCTGCTGGAG GTCAGTGAGGTTTACAGCCTGCACCGCCAGACGGCCTCGCTCGCTCAGGACTTCTTCGACCGCTTCATGCTGACGCAGGAGAACGTGAACAAAGACTATCTGCAGCTCATCGGCATCACGGCGCTCTTCATCGCCTCCAAGATCgag GAAATTTACCCACCTAAAATCTACGAGTTTGCGTACGTCACAGACGGCGCCTGTGAGATGTGGGACATCCAGCGCACAGAGCTCCACATTCTGAAG GCGTTGGACTGGAACCTCTGTCCGGAGACGCCCATCTCCTGGCTGAAGCTCTACGCTCAGGTCGAAGCCCAGAAAGACGACGAGAACTTCCTGGTGCCGCAGTTCTCACAGGAGACGTACATCCAGATGACACAG CTGCTGGATCTGTGCATGATGGACATCAACTCGCTGGACTACGGCTACAGCGTCATCGCTGCCTCCGCCTTCTGCCACTTCTCCACCTTCGACGTGGTCCATCGGGTCTCAg GTCTGACGTGGGAGAGCGTGGCGCCCTGCGTCCGCTGGATGAGTCCCTTCATGGACACGCTGCGATCTGAAGCCCCGCCGCAGCTCAAGAGCTTCCCCAGAGTCAAAGCCGACGACCGACACAACATCCAGACGCACGTGTCCTATCTGGAGCTGCTG AGAAAGGCTCAGGAGCGCCGGGTGGACGAGCCCGACTGTCAGATGTCGCCCGTGGCCGTCAGCGCGTTGCTGACTCCGCCCAGCAGCACGGAGAAACCGACCAATCCCTGA